The proteins below come from a single Stenotrophomonas lactitubi genomic window:
- a CDS encoding DUF4097 family beta strand repeat-containing protein, whose amino-acid sequence MKALSIPLLLGIALATGPAWAQADVSKVNGSISADPGQRYGKLDTVNGGIRVGEGVETGSIDTVNGGVKVADRARTGSIETVNGGIRMGREVTAHGDVSTVNGSIFSDQGSQIEGGVETVNGGIGLVGSRVRKDVETVNGDITIGIGSQVGGGVHVRKPNFSVSLTASRKPRVIIGPNAVVSGSLLFEREVVLYVHRSARIGAVTGADPIPFDTDTAPAD is encoded by the coding sequence ATGAAAGCTCTCTCCATTCCGCTGCTGTTGGGCATTGCGCTGGCCACTGGCCCGGCCTGGGCCCAGGCGGATGTCAGCAAGGTCAACGGCAGCATCAGCGCGGATCCGGGCCAGCGCTACGGCAAGCTGGACACCGTCAATGGTGGCATCCGTGTCGGCGAAGGCGTGGAAACCGGCAGCATCGACACCGTCAACGGCGGCGTCAAGGTCGCCGATCGTGCCCGCACCGGCAGCATCGAGACCGTCAACGGCGGCATCCGCATGGGCCGCGAAGTGACGGCCCATGGCGATGTCAGCACGGTCAATGGCAGCATCTTCAGCGACCAGGGCAGCCAGATCGAGGGCGGCGTGGAAACCGTCAACGGTGGCATCGGCCTGGTCGGCAGCCGCGTGCGCAAGGACGTGGAGACCGTCAACGGCGACATCACCATCGGCATCGGCTCGCAGGTCGGCGGCGGTGTGCATGTGCGCAAGCCGAACTTCAGTGTCTCGCTGACGGCCAGTCGCAAGCCGCGGGTCATCATCGGCCCCAATGCGGTGGTCAGCGGCAGCCTGCTGTTCGAGCGCGAAGTGGTGCTGTATGTCCACCGCAGTGCACGCATCGGCGCGGTCACCGGCGCCGATCCGATCCCCTTCGATACCGATACCGCCCCGGCCGACTGA
- a CDS encoding murein hydrolase activator EnvC family protein, translating into MALALALPLPGAAQTASTREAERKLQKLRSELKGVAQERRQIEGQRGQASQQLREADEKVARSGRTLAQTEAALREQAQALAQAEQRRNALQSNLEKQNRELAGLLRAAYQLGNHAPLKLLLSQDTVADANRALAYHRYLQRERAQRITTLTADLKELETLQTQIAQRQQHLQGTQREQKQQVATLASDRRERAQTVASLEERFKDKREKEQALGQDAKALETLLANLRAAAARAEAERRAAARKAAAEKAAAERAARQAAAAGRPPPPPTKVPPAVASAPAPKVGGLGWPLSGNLLARYGGKLPDGRTSSGVLIGAPAGSTVTAVADGTVVFSDWMTGYGMILIVDHGNGYMSLYAHNDTLLKDAGARVSRGDAVAKVGNSGGQGVTALYFELRRGGQPVNPDSWLQRR; encoded by the coding sequence ATGGCGCTTGCCCTGGCGCTGCCATTGCCGGGCGCTGCGCAGACCGCTTCCACCCGCGAGGCCGAGCGCAAGCTGCAGAAGCTGCGCAGCGAGTTGAAGGGCGTGGCGCAGGAGCGCCGGCAGATCGAGGGCCAGCGCGGACAGGCGTCGCAGCAGTTGCGCGAGGCCGATGAAAAAGTCGCGCGCAGTGGCCGCACGTTGGCCCAGACCGAGGCGGCACTGCGTGAGCAGGCCCAGGCGCTGGCCCAGGCCGAGCAGCGGCGCAATGCATTGCAGTCCAACCTGGAAAAACAGAATCGCGAACTGGCCGGCCTGTTGCGCGCCGCCTACCAGCTTGGCAACCACGCCCCGCTGAAGCTGCTGCTTTCGCAGGACACGGTGGCCGATGCCAACCGTGCGCTGGCCTATCACCGCTACCTGCAGCGCGAGCGTGCGCAGCGCATCACCACGCTGACGGCCGATCTGAAGGAGCTGGAGACACTGCAGACGCAGATCGCCCAACGCCAGCAGCACCTGCAGGGTACCCAGCGGGAGCAGAAGCAGCAGGTCGCCACGCTCGCGTCGGACCGTCGCGAACGCGCGCAGACCGTGGCTTCGCTGGAAGAACGCTTCAAGGACAAGCGCGAGAAGGAACAGGCACTGGGCCAGGACGCCAAGGCGCTGGAAACCCTGTTGGCCAACCTGCGCGCTGCCGCGGCCCGTGCCGAAGCCGAGCGCCGTGCCGCCGCCCGCAAGGCTGCCGCCGAGAAAGCCGCCGCCGAGCGCGCGGCCCGACAGGCGGCCGCAGCTGGCCGCCCGCCGCCGCCACCGACCAAGGTTCCCCCGGCGGTTGCCTCGGCGCCAGCGCCGAAGGTCGGTGGCCTGGGTTGGCCACTGTCGGGCAATCTGCTGGCCCGCTATGGCGGCAAGCTGCCGGACGGCCGCACCAGCAGCGGCGTGTTGATCGGCGCACCTGCCGGAAGCACCGTCACCGCTGTGGCCGATGGCACCGTGGTGTTCTCCGATTGGATGACCGGCTACGGCATGATCCTGATCGTCGACCATGGCAATGGCTACATGAGCCTGTACGCCCACAACGACACCCTGCTGAAGGATGCCGGCGCGCGGGTCAGCCGTGGCGACGCGGTGGCCAAGGTCGGCAACTCCGGTGGCCAGGGCGTGACGGCGCTGTACTTCGAGCTGCGCCGTGGTGGGCAACCGGTCAATCCGGACAGCTGGCTGCAGCGGCGCTGA
- a CDS encoding M28 family metallopeptidase: MPRKLLLCLAAAAALSACKGEDTPAPAPSADSTAKPAPHTFSAAINAADFAEMVKTLASDEFEGRSPGSKGEELTVNYIRDQMQRIGLQPGNGDSWFQDVPMTETTADESTVLTLNQGGKTTELKFGTDMVVGTRTGQTEVKVDASDLVFVGYGVDAPEQKWNDYAGQDWKGKTVVMFVNDPGFHVDDEKLFDGKRMTYYGRWTYKFEEAARKGAAAALIVHDTAGASYGWDVVKNSWAGPQYDLPAKDDAEPRLPVQGWLSADAAKALFAGAGLDLDQAYKDASKRGFKPVPLKATASVDLKSKVAQKQSRNVVGVLPGSKRADEAVLYMAHWDHLGKHEGEQGDNIYNGAVDNATGVAGILEVAEAMTHQEPKPERSVVFLAVTLEESGLLGSKYYVAHPTFPLDKIAGVINIDAMSVAGRAKDVTVTGFGSSELEDILKPLAAAQDRTLHGETSVQSGFYFRSDHFNFAKAGVPALYADGGEDLRDGGVEAGRKAAADYGSNRYHGPKDEYDAATWKLDGTVEDLQLMYGVGKELAGGDRWPNWYEGNPFKAARDTMMKGKAPAAAAK; encoded by the coding sequence ATGCCCCGCAAACTCCTCCTGTGCCTGGCCGCTGCGGCCGCGCTCAGCGCCTGCAAAGGCGAAGACACCCCCGCGCCGGCGCCCAGCGCCGACAGCACCGCCAAGCCGGCCCCGCACACGTTCTCAGCCGCGATCAACGCCGCCGACTTTGCCGAGATGGTGAAGACCCTCGCCTCTGACGAGTTCGAAGGTCGCTCGCCGGGCAGCAAGGGTGAAGAACTGACGGTCAACTACATCCGCGACCAGATGCAGCGCATCGGCCTGCAGCCCGGAAACGGCGACAGCTGGTTCCAGGACGTGCCGATGACCGAGACCACGGCTGATGAATCGACCGTGCTCACGCTCAACCAGGGCGGCAAAACCACCGAACTGAAGTTCGGCACCGACATGGTGGTGGGCACCCGTACCGGCCAGACAGAAGTGAAGGTCGATGCCAGTGACCTCGTCTTCGTCGGCTACGGCGTGGATGCACCGGAGCAGAAGTGGAACGATTACGCCGGCCAGGACTGGAAGGGCAAGACGGTGGTGATGTTCGTCAACGACCCGGGCTTCCATGTCGATGACGAAAAGCTGTTCGACGGCAAGCGCATGACCTACTACGGCCGCTGGACCTACAAGTTCGAGGAAGCCGCGCGCAAGGGTGCCGCCGCCGCACTGATCGTGCATGACACCGCGGGCGCTTCCTACGGCTGGGACGTGGTGAAGAACTCATGGGCGGGCCCGCAGTACGACCTGCCGGCCAAGGACGACGCCGAACCGCGCCTGCCGGTGCAGGGCTGGTTGAGCGCCGACGCGGCCAAGGCGTTGTTTGCCGGCGCCGGACTGGATCTGGACCAGGCCTACAAGGATGCCAGCAAGCGTGGCTTCAAGCCGGTGCCGCTGAAGGCGACCGCGTCGGTGGACCTGAAGAGCAAGGTTGCGCAGAAGCAGTCGCGCAACGTGGTGGGCGTGCTGCCGGGCAGCAAGCGCGCCGATGAGGCCGTACTGTACATGGCGCACTGGGACCACCTCGGCAAGCACGAGGGCGAGCAGGGCGACAACATCTACAACGGTGCCGTCGACAACGCCACTGGCGTGGCCGGCATCCTTGAGGTGGCCGAAGCCATGACCCATCAGGAACCGAAGCCGGAGCGTTCGGTGGTGTTCCTGGCGGTGACTCTGGAAGAGTCCGGTCTGCTGGGTTCGAAGTACTACGTCGCCCACCCGACCTTCCCGCTGGACAAGATCGCCGGTGTCATCAACATCGATGCGATGTCGGTGGCCGGTCGTGCCAAGGACGTGACGGTGACCGGCTTCGGCAGTTCGGAGCTGGAAGACATCCTCAAGCCGCTGGCTGCAGCCCAGGATCGCACCCTGCACGGCGAGACCTCGGTGCAGAGTGGCTTCTATTTCCGTTCGGATCACTTCAACTTCGCCAAGGCGGGTGTGCCGGCGCTGTATGCCGACGGCGGCGAGGACCTGCGCGACGGTGGCGTCGAGGCGGGCCGCAAGGCGGCCGCCGATTACGGTTCCAACCGCTACCACGGCCCGAAGGACGAGTATGACGCGGCGACCTGGAAGCTGGATGGCACGGTCGAGGACCTGCAGCTGATGTACGGCGTCGGCAAGGAACTGGCCGGCGGCGATCGTTGGCCGAACTGGTACGAAGGCAATCCGTTCAAGGCCGCCCGCGACACGATGATGAAGGGCAAGGCACCGGCCGCTGCGGCGAAGTAA